The following are from one region of the Phyllostomus discolor isolate MPI-MPIP mPhyDis1 chromosome 9, mPhyDis1.pri.v3, whole genome shotgun sequence genome:
- the MBD1 gene encoding methyl-CpG-binding domain protein 1 isoform X15, protein MAEEWLDCPALGPGWKRREVFRKSGATCGRSDTYYQSPTGDRIRSKVELTRYLGPACDLTLFDFKQGILCYPSPKSSSPCSHLQAPSETVPSKKRKKPSKPVKAGKCQVGPQRVEVRKEAPRDETKADANTAPASLPAPGCCENCGISFSGDGTRRQRLKTLCKDCRAQRIAFNREQRMFKRVGCGECSACRVTEDCGACSTCLLQLPHDVASGLFCKCERRRCLRIVEKSRGCGVCRGCQTREDCGHCRVCLRPPRPGLRRQWRCVQRRCLRGKKRSRRRGGCESKKTSRRRPRTQPLPPLPPPQPPESPELPYTNRRQNRKCGACAACLRRMDCGHCDFCCDKPKFGGSNQKRQKCRWRQCLQFAMKRLLPSVWAGSEDGAGSPPPYPRRKRPGSTRRPHLGHTLKHPLGTPTARREHAQTPMKQEAGSGFVLPPPGTDLVFLREGASSPVQVPGPTPASTQPRLQGAQSPGLSWVVALPQVKQEKADAHEDWTPGTAILTPVLLPGCPSKAVDQGLPRVKQEPPDPEEDKEKSKDDSASDSAPEEAGGAGTPVITEIFSLGGTRLRDTAVWLPRIIIWGSSMPLASPRDDQVGWAVASGQEIWLHMLLCDLELVLHLLEHPLWRGLGCFS, encoded by the exons ATGGCTGAGGAGTGGTTGGATTGCCCAGCCCTGGGTCCGGGCTGGAAGCGCCGTGAGGTTTTTCGCAAGTCAGGTGCCACCTGTGGACGCTCAGACACCTATTACCAGAG ccccacaggagacaGGATCCGAAGCAAGGTTGAGCTGACCCGTTACCTGGGCCCTGCATGTGACCTCACCCTCTTCGACTTCAAGCAAGGCATCCTGTGCTATCCATCCCCCAAG TCTTCCTCCCCTTGCTCTCATCTCCAGGCCCCTTCTGAGACGGTCCCTAGCAAGAAGCGGAAGAAGCCTTCGAAGCCAGTTAAAGCTGGGAAATGTCAGGTTGGACCCCAGAGAGTTGAGGTCAGGAAGGAGGCCCCAAGGGATGAGACCAAGGCTGATGCTAACACAGCCCCAGCTTCGCTCCCTGCGCCTGG GTGTTGTGAGAACTGTGGAATCAGCTTCTCAGGGGATGGTACTCGAAGGCAGCGGCTCAAGACATTGTGCAAGGACTGCCGAG CTCAAAGAATTGCTTTCAACCGGGAGCAGAGGATGTTTAAG CGTGTGGGCTGTGGAGAGTGTTCAGCCTGCCGGGTAACTGAGGACTGCGGGGCCTGCTCCACCTGCCTTCTGCAGCTGCCCCATGATGTGGCCTCGGGGCTGTTTTGCAAGTGTGAGCGGAGACGGTGCCTGCGGATTGTGGAAAAG AGCCGAGGGTGTGGAGTATGCCGGGGCTGTCAAACCCGAGAGGACTGTGGCCATTGCCGAGTCTGCCTTCGCCCTCCCCGCCCTGGTCTCAGGCGCCAGTGGAGGTGCGTCCAGCGGCGCTGCCTACGA GGTAAGAAACGTAGCCGCCGCAGGGGAGGCTGCGAGTCCAAGAAGACTTCCCGGCGGCGCCCCCGAACCCAGCCACTGCCTCCGCTTCCCCCACCGCAGCCTCCCGAGTCCCCAGAGCTG CCTTACACAAACCGCCGGCAGAACCGAAAGTGTGGGGCCTGTGCAGCCTGCCTGCGGCGGATGGACTGTGGCCACTGTGACTTCTGCTGTGACAAGCCCAAGTTTGGTGGCAGCAACCAGAAACGCCAGAAGTGTCGTTGGCGCCAGTGCCTGCAGTTTGCCATG AAGCGCCTGCTGCCAAGTGTCTGGGCAGGGTCCGAGGATGGGGCAGGGTCGCCCCCACCTTACCCTCGTCGAAAGAGGCCTGGATCTACTCGACGGCCCCATCTGGGCCATACCCTGAAGCACCCCTTGGGCACTCCCACAGCCCGACGAGAACATGCCCAGACTCCAATgaagcaggaggcaggcagtggCTTTGTGTTGCCCCCACCTGGCACTGACCTTGTGTTCTTACGGGAGGGTGCCAGCAGTCCTGTACAGGTGCCTGGCCCTACCCCAGCTTCCACACAACCCCGCTTGCAG ggggcccagagccctggcctgAGTTGGGTTGTGGCCTTACCCCAGGTGAAGCAAGAGAAGGCGGATGCCCACGAAGACTGGACACCGGGCACAGCCATCCTGACTCCTGTATTGCTGCCTGGCTGCCCCAGCAAG GCAGTAGACCAAGGCCTGCCACGTGTGAAGCAAGAGCCACCTGACCCTGAGGAGGacaaggagaagagcaaggatgACTCAGCCTCTGATTCAGccccagaggaggcaggaggggctggcacGCCAGTG ATCACGGAGATTTTCAGCCTGGGTGGAACCCGCCTCCGGGATACAGCAGTCTGGTTGCCAAG AATCATCATTTGGGGGTCTTCAATGCCTTTAGCATCTCCTAGAGATGACCAGGTGGGCTGGGCAGTGGCAAGTGGGCAGGAGATCTGGCTCCACATGCTATTGTGTGATCTTGAACTAGTTCTGCACCTCCTGGAGCATCCTCTGTGGAGGGGGTTAGGCTGTTTTTCTTGA